One window of the Shewanella maritima genome contains the following:
- a CDS encoding PAS domain-containing protein, translated as MFKRKKATKSSKALLISSQKVRWTRKQVLSLASQLLLLNISIIIATAMFISIGERSLQDDWAQQRYSELQTVGTLTSERTDFFKFRTITFSRGELLRQYLENPTADKKQRLITQWDSLSRNIPELLGVALFSPQGKLKFSSSDEFIDLTLPPSVMDPNRAFGGNEIYSSPMAFTPINGVLEPYVYQLAWIENPDQSIKGYLVTYNSIIKMLQSVKPAFFDQASPLLLLDTKGFLYAGAGQPRPLKGMPDTLGSSIAQSYPELWQNMAQNNYGQFHSNEATFVFLKIEVSNQAEAQREYYTLSYIRHSDIADKFFEWKLVLIAVGLVISLLSSLLVILRQLYNLEGQAKVNSIYLANGLFNSENCCMLINRNGRIVTANQSAYKYVNLPEEEIVDRTLQRIFNIPEQVYQEINTIVNKGENWTGELRLNNDEKRLFHLCISLEPTNDRHWIVTFYDMSLFAKSQRQANRYKMLADAAVPIALTDADGKILKFNQQFNKVMGLAESPERNIMALLGQDLQSQWHNIMTALPIQGSWSAQLLPFSKARFDQSYRLTINCQLNQDGEIDYLVFTLEEANPSSANSKGQNIIGQVGNFVMRMSDFEDKFNTLSESTRAQSNLMLIDINPDGLFSHMGDINQIEKRQKEIELALLVDIPSQYQLVSWQLGKLLIFLPETNATQTHQYAINCIKLLEENELGEGIDIGIAGYLEPQNFEQYLAKAEVALRRAKQSGDQNICQAFTRPMSIDG; from the coding sequence ATGTTTAAACGCAAAAAAGCCACTAAGTCGTCTAAAGCACTACTTATTTCATCGCAGAAAGTTCGCTGGACTCGTAAACAGGTCCTGTCACTTGCGAGCCAGCTACTGCTACTCAATATTTCCATTATTATTGCTACTGCCATGTTTATCTCAATTGGTGAGCGCAGCTTGCAAGATGACTGGGCGCAGCAACGTTATAGCGAATTACAAACGGTTGGCACCTTAACCAGTGAACGAACCGACTTTTTTAAATTCCGTACCATTACCTTTTCCCGCGGCGAGCTGCTAAGACAGTATCTTGAAAACCCAACTGCAGACAAAAAGCAGCGCCTTATCACCCAATGGGACTCATTGTCGCGTAACATTCCAGAGTTACTTGGCGTAGCCCTGTTTAGCCCTCAAGGTAAGCTCAAGTTTTCCAGCTCAGACGAGTTTATCGACCTAACATTACCTCCATCAGTGATGGATCCAAACCGCGCCTTTGGTGGGAATGAGATTTACTCATCACCCATGGCGTTTACCCCAATAAATGGGGTGCTTGAACCATATGTTTATCAACTCGCTTGGATAGAAAACCCAGACCAAAGCATTAAAGGGTACCTAGTTACTTACAACTCGATTATTAAAATGCTGCAGTCAGTAAAACCGGCCTTCTTCGACCAGGCTTCACCGCTACTGCTGCTTGATACTAAAGGTTTTTTATATGCTGGCGCCGGTCAACCTAGGCCATTAAAAGGTATGCCTGATACTTTAGGCTCAAGTATCGCCCAGTCTTATCCTGAGCTTTGGCAAAACATGGCGCAAAATAACTATGGCCAGTTCCATAGTAATGAAGCCACTTTTGTGTTTTTAAAAATTGAAGTATCTAACCAGGCAGAGGCTCAGCGCGAGTACTACACCTTGTCGTACATTCGTCATTCCGACATCGCCGATAAGTTCTTTGAATGGAAGTTAGTGTTAATTGCAGTGGGTTTAGTGATTAGCTTATTGTCATCGCTTCTAGTCATACTCAGGCAGCTCTATAACCTTGAAGGGCAAGCCAAGGTCAACAGCATCTACCTTGCCAATGGGTTATTTAATAGTGAAAACTGCTGCATGCTCATCAACCGTAACGGTCGTATTGTTACGGCAAACCAATCGGCATACAAATATGTAAACTTGCCTGAGGAAGAAATTGTTGACCGTACACTGCAGCGTATTTTCAATATCCCAGAGCAGGTATATCAAGAAATTAATACTATCGTGAATAAAGGCGAGAATTGGACTGGAGAGCTTAGGCTTAATAACGATGAAAAGCGTTTATTCCACTTGTGTATTAGTTTGGAGCCTACTAATGATCGCCATTGGATTGTCACCTTCTATGATATGAGCTTATTCGCTAAGAGTCAGCGCCAGGCAAACCGCTATAAAATGCTCGCCGATGCAGCTGTACCTATCGCGCTAACAGATGCTGATGGCAAAATCTTAAAATTCAACCAGCAGTTTAATAAAGTGATGGGGCTAGCAGAGTCACCTGAGCGTAATATTATGGCGTTGCTTGGCCAGGATTTACAAAGCCAATGGCACAACATTATGACAGCATTGCCCATCCAGGGTAGTTGGTCAGCCCAATTATTGCCGTTTTCTAAAGCGAGATTTGACCAAAGCTATCGTCTGACAATCAACTGCCAGTTAAACCAAGACGGTGAAATCGACTATTTGGTATTTACTCTTGAAGAGGCAAACCCAAGTTCTGCCAACAGCAAGGGACAAAACATCATCGGCCAGGTAGGTAACTTTGTCATGCGCATGAGCGACTTTGAAGACAAATTTAATACGCTGTCTGAATCGACTAGAGCCCAGTCTAACTTAATGCTGATTGACATAAACCCCGACGGTTTATTTAGCCATATGGGCGACATCAATCAAATTGAGAAGCGCCAAAAAGAGATTGAACTGGCACTGTTAGTGGATATTCCAAGCCAGTACCAATTAGTAAGCTGGCAACTAGGCAAATTGTTAATCTTCTTACCTGAAACCAACGCCACCCAAACCCATCAGTACGCGATTAATTGCATCAAGCTGCTGGAAGAAAATGAGCTGGGCGAAGGAATTGATATCGGTATTGCCGGCTACCTTGAACCACAGAACTTTGAGCAATATTTAGCCAAAGCTGAAGTTGCACTTAGACGTGCCAAGCAATCGGGCGATCAAAATATTTGTCAGGCGTTTACACGGCCTATGTCGATAGATGGTTAA
- a CDS encoding TatD family nuclease-associated radical SAM protein: MPNTQSNTADTATLVYDIRNSRYLNITGRCTLRCQFCPKQNGSKQVHEFELSLNKTVTAEDVIPLLGDVTSFDEYVFCGYGEPTLNLSCLIGIAQVIKARGGKVRVNTDGLGNLFHRRNILPDLAEVVDSLSISLNADSEQSYQTHCQPKLAHSYNALLEFIELAPKYIKDVQVSAIEGLEGVNIDNCREIVERAGCTFKHRHLDVVG, encoded by the coding sequence ATGCCTAATACTCAATCGAACACTGCTGATACCGCGACACTGGTTTACGACATTCGCAACAGTCGCTATCTCAATATTACTGGTCGCTGCACGCTGCGCTGCCAATTTTGCCCAAAACAAAACGGTAGTAAACAGGTTCATGAGTTTGAGCTTAGCTTGAATAAGACAGTGACAGCGGAGGATGTGATCCCGCTACTTGGTGATGTCACTTCGTTTGATGAGTACGTATTTTGTGGTTATGGCGAGCCAACACTCAACCTTTCATGCTTAATCGGCATTGCTCAGGTCATCAAGGCCCGTGGTGGTAAAGTGCGTGTCAACACCGACGGTTTAGGCAATTTGTTCCACCGCCGTAATATCCTACCCGATCTCGCCGAAGTAGTTGATAGCCTGTCTATTTCACTCAATGCTGATAGCGAGCAAAGTTACCAGACTCATTGCCAACCTAAGCTGGCTCACTCCTATAACGCACTATTAGAATTTATAGAGCTTGCACCTAAGTATATTAAGGATGTGCAAGTAAGTGCCATTGAAGGCCTTGAAGGGGTAAACATCGATAACTGCCGTGAAATCGTAGAACGTGCAGGTTGCACGTTTAAGCATCGGCATTTAGATGTAGTTGGGTAA